The Phacochoerus africanus isolate WHEZ1 chromosome 3, ROS_Pafr_v1, whole genome shotgun sequence genome window below encodes:
- the UCKL1 gene encoding uridine-cytidine kinase-like 1 isoform X14: MGALPSPAQLMPSPHGRRIGPRQRSPCDLHCHLLSLIRRQGQSKSTSPVDGPHRVSCAPHLSCAQVPNVGGQGGRWPWAQVSVCPLCSSSAESLDRLLPPVGAGRSPRKRTTSQCKSEPPLLRTSKRTIYTAGRPPWYNEHGTQSKEAFAIGLGGGSASGKTTVARMIIEALDVPWVVLLSMDSFYKVLTRQQQEQAAHNNFNFDHPDAFDFDLIISTLKKLKQGKSVKVPIYDFTTHSRKKDWKTLYGANVIIFEGIMAFADKTLLELLDMKIFVDTDSDIRLVRRLRRDISERGRDIEGVIKQYNKFVKPAFDQYIQPTMRLADIVVPRGSGNTVAIDLIVQHVHSQLEERELSVRGSCAGMCEDRVLWLCCCAVCPRLRVPPPPPPLPCPLPAGAPAGAPAAVAGAASITWQGGGIQVGLGRPKAQLFPRGEVS, encoded by the exons ATgggggccctgcccagcccagctcagctgaTGCCCAGTCCACATGGGAGGAGGATCGGCCCACGACAGCGCTCCCCCTGTGACCTCCATTGTCACTTGCTGTCTCTGATTCGGAGGCAGGGACAGTCCAAGTCCACAAGCCCTGTGGATGGGCCTCACCGGGTTTCCTGTGCCCCCCACCTGAGTTGTGCCCAGGTGCCCAatgtgggggggcaggggggcaggtggCCCTGGGCCCAGGTGAGCGTGTGCCCCCTCTGCAGCAGCAGTGCAGAGTCCTTGGACAGGCTCCTTCCACCCGTGGGCGCCGGGCGCTCGCCCCGAAAGCGCACCACCAGCCAGTGCAAGTCCGAGCCACCCCTACTGCGAACCAGCAAGCGCACCATCTACACCGCAGGGCGGCCACCCTGGTACAACGAGCACGGCACCCAGTCCAAGGAGGCCTTCGCCATCG GCCTGGGGGGCGGCAGTGCCTCTGGGAAGACCACTGTGGCCAGAATGATCATTGAGGCCCTGGATGTGCCCTGGGTGGTCCTGCTGTCCATGGATTCCTTCTACAAG GTGCTCACcaggcagcagcaggagcaggcTGCCCACAACAATTTCAACTTCGACCACCCCGATGCCTTTGACTTCGACCTCATCATCTCCACCCTCAAGAAGCTGAAGCAGGGCAAGAGCGTCAAGGTGCCCATCTACGACTTCACCACCCACAGCCGGAAGAAGGACTGG AAAACGCTCTACGGTGCGAACGTCATCATTTTCGAGGGCATCATGGCCTTTGCTGACAAGACCCTGCTGGAG CTCCTGGACATGAAGATCTTTGTGGACACGGACTCCGACATCCGCCTGGTGCGGCGGCTGCGCCGCGACATCAGCGAGCGGGGCCGGGACATCGAGGGCGTCATCAAGCAGTACAACAAGTTCGTGAAGCCCGCCTTCGACCAGTACATCCAGCCCACCATGCGCCTGGCGGACATCGTGGTGCCCCGGG GGAGCGGAAACACCGTGGCCATCGACCTAATCGTGCAGCACGTACACAGCCAGCTGGAGGAG CGCGAGCTGAGTGTCAG AGGAAGCTGCGCTGGGATGTGTGAGGACAGAGTGCTCTGGTTGTGCTGCTGCGCTGTGTGCCCGCGGCTCcgcgtccccccaccccctcccccgctcccctgcCCGCTCCCGGCTGGGGCTCCAGCTGGGGCTCCGGCTGCGGTGGCTGGGGCTGCAAGCATCAcctggcagggtggggggatTCAGGTGGGGCTTGGGCGGCCCAAAGCTCAGCTCTTTCCCCGGGGAGAAGTGTCCTGA
- the UCKL1 gene encoding uridine-cytidine kinase-like 1 isoform X13 — protein MCPGWSCCPWIPSTRSCPSRCSLLPPQGLPPPLRAIPCLLQVLTRQQQEQAAHNNFNFDHPDAFDFDLIISTLKKLKQGKSVKVPIYDFTTHSRKKDWKTLYGANVIIFEGIMAFADKTLLELLDMKIFVDTDSDIRLVRRLRRDISERGRDIEGVIKQYNKFVKPAFDQYIQPTMRLADIVVPRGSGNTVAIDLIVQHVHSQLEERKLRWDVAALASAHQCHPLPQTLSVLKSTPQVRGMHTIIRDRETSRDEFIFYSKRLMRLLIEHALSFLPFQDCVVQTPQGQDYAGKCYAGKQITGVSILRAGETMEPALRAVCKDVRIGTILIQTNQLTGEPELHYLRLPKDISDDHVILMDCTVSTGAAAMMAVRVLLDHDVPEDKIFLLSLLMAEMGVHSVAYAFPRVRIITTAVDKRVNDLFRIIPGIGNFGDRYFGTDAVPDGSDEEEGGSAS, from the exons ATGTGCCCTGGGTGGTCCTGCTGTCCATGGATTCCTTCTACAAG GTCCTGCCCATCGAgatgctccctcctccccccacaggGGCTCCCCCCTCCGCTGAGAGCCATTCCCTGCCTCCTGCAGGTGCTCACcaggcagcagcaggagcaggcTGCCCACAACAATTTCAACTTCGACCACCCCGATGCCTTTGACTTCGACCTCATCATCTCCACCCTCAAGAAGCTGAAGCAGGGCAAGAGCGTCAAGGTGCCCATCTACGACTTCACCACCCACAGCCGGAAGAAGGACTGG AAAACGCTCTACGGTGCGAACGTCATCATTTTCGAGGGCATCATGGCCTTTGCTGACAAGACCCTGCTGGAG CTCCTGGACATGAAGATCTTTGTGGACACGGACTCCGACATCCGCCTGGTGCGGCGGCTGCGCCGCGACATCAGCGAGCGGGGCCGGGACATCGAGGGCGTCATCAAGCAGTACAACAAGTTCGTGAAGCCCGCCTTCGACCAGTACATCCAGCCCACCATGCGCCTGGCGGACATCGTGGTGCCCCGGG GGAGCGGAAACACCGTGGCCATCGACCTAATCGTGCAGCACGTACACAGCCAGCTGGAGGAG AGGAAGCTGCGCTGGGATGT GGCTGCGCTGGCCTCCGCGCACCAgtgccaccccctgccccagacgCTGAGTGTCCTCAAGAGCACACCGCAGGTGCGCGGCATGCATACCATCATCAG GGACCGGGAGACCAGCCGCGACGAGTTCATCTTCTACTCCAAGAGGCTGATGCGGCTGCTCATCGAGCATGCGCTGTCCTTCCTGCCCTTCCag GACTGTGTGGTGCAGACCCCGCAGGGGCAGGACTACGCGGGCAAGTGCTACGCCGGGAAGCAG ATCACGGGCGTGTCCATTCTGCGGGCGGGGGAGACCATGGAGCCTGCACTGCGGGCCGTGTGCAAGGACGTGCGCATCGGCACCATCCTCATCCAGACCAACCAGCTCACCGGGGAGCCCGAG CTCCACTACCTGCGGCTCCCCAAGGACATCAGCGATGACCACGTGATCCTGATGGACTGCACGGTGTCCACTGGCGCCGCAGCCATGATGGCCGTGCGGGTGCTGCTG GACCACGACGTGCCAGAGGACAAGATCTTCCTGCTGTCGCTGCTCATGGCCGAGATGGGCGTCCACTCGGTGGCCTACGCGTTCCCCCGCGTGCGGATCATCACCACGGCAGTGGACAAGCGCGTCAACGACCTCTTCCGCATCATCCCCGGCATCG GGAACTTTGGCGACCGCTACTTCGGGACCGACGCTGTCCCCGACGGCAGCGACGAGGAGGAGGGCGGCTCTGCCAGCTAG